From a region of the Microterricola gilva genome:
- a CDS encoding fumarylacetoacetate hydrolase family protein yields MKFAHLRVEGQSTPRLAVTIGGGALFLDEVMDEAPADLQQLIERGEPGLAHVRAVVDQAVAQRVSLTPVDELRHASAVLRPPHILAVGANYAAHASELKLRSESAMTVFALWPNSLTAHEATTTWPGEISQQVDYEAELGVIIGKPAKNVSVRDALDYVWGYTVVNDITARDIQFSEAQWSRCKSFDGFTPTGPVVVTADEVPDPQDLWLTTNVDGHILQDASSGEMVRTVAEIIAYLSRSATIPAGTLISTGSPGGAGYSRKPPVFLRDGSTVTVSIGGIGYLTTHCRVI; encoded by the coding sequence GTGAAGTTTGCGCATCTCAGAGTCGAAGGCCAGTCCACCCCGCGTCTTGCGGTCACCATCGGCGGCGGCGCTCTCTTCCTCGACGAGGTGATGGACGAGGCCCCCGCCGATCTGCAGCAGCTGATCGAGCGCGGTGAGCCTGGCCTGGCCCATGTGCGGGCCGTCGTCGACCAGGCCGTCGCGCAGCGCGTGTCGCTCACCCCGGTCGACGAGCTCCGCCACGCTTCGGCCGTGCTCCGTCCCCCGCACATCCTCGCCGTCGGCGCGAACTACGCCGCCCACGCCAGCGAGCTGAAGCTGCGCAGCGAGAGCGCCATGACGGTGTTCGCGCTCTGGCCCAACTCGCTCACCGCGCACGAGGCGACAACCACCTGGCCGGGCGAGATCTCCCAGCAGGTCGACTACGAGGCAGAGCTCGGCGTGATCATCGGCAAGCCGGCCAAGAACGTGTCGGTGCGCGACGCCCTCGACTACGTCTGGGGCTACACGGTCGTCAACGACATCACCGCCCGCGACATCCAGTTCAGCGAGGCGCAGTGGTCCAGGTGCAAGTCCTTCGACGGCTTCACGCCCACCGGACCCGTCGTCGTCACGGCCGATGAGGTGCCGGACCCCCAGGACCTCTGGCTGACCACGAACGTCGACGGCCACATCCTGCAGGACGCCTCCAGCGGCGAGATGGTACGCACCGTCGCCGAGATCATCGCCTACCTCTCGCGCTCGGCCACGATTCCGGCCGGTACGCTGATCTCGACCGGCAGCCCGGGCGGCGCCGGCTACTCGCGCAAGCCCCCGGTCTTCCTCCGCGACGGATCAACCGTCACCGTCTCGATCGGCGGCATCGGCTACCTGACCACGCACTGCCGAGTCATCTGA
- a CDS encoding SDR family NAD(P)-dependent oxidoreductase, translating into MTSDTTQPELADLVAIVTGGASGIGAAIAERLASKGAQVAVFDLNPDAADPKHFAVPVDVSDDASVRAGVAAVAERFGRIDIVINNAGIGAQGTIEANGDEEWHRVYDINVLGLVRVSRAALPWLRQSPAAAIVNTCSIAATAGLPERALYSATKGAVLSLSQAMAADHLREGIRVNTVNPGTADTPWVQRLLGSAADPAAERAALEARQPHGRLVSADEVAAAVAYLASPLAGSTTGTSIAVDGGMQGLRLRPIA; encoded by the coding sequence ATGACATCTGACACCACCCAGCCAGAACTCGCCGACCTCGTCGCCATCGTCACGGGCGGCGCCTCCGGAATCGGCGCGGCCATCGCAGAGCGCCTCGCCAGCAAGGGCGCCCAGGTCGCCGTCTTCGACCTGAACCCGGATGCCGCAGACCCCAAGCACTTCGCCGTGCCCGTCGACGTCTCCGACGACGCCAGTGTGCGCGCCGGCGTCGCCGCCGTCGCCGAGCGCTTCGGTCGCATCGACATCGTGATCAACAACGCCGGCATCGGCGCGCAGGGCACGATCGAGGCCAACGGCGACGAGGAGTGGCACCGCGTCTACGACATCAACGTGCTCGGGCTCGTGCGCGTCTCGCGCGCCGCGCTGCCGTGGCTCCGCCAGTCGCCGGCCGCCGCGATCGTCAACACCTGCTCCATCGCCGCGACCGCCGGGCTGCCGGAGCGAGCGCTCTACAGCGCGACCAAGGGCGCTGTGCTCTCGCTCAGCCAGGCCATGGCCGCAGACCACTTGCGTGAGGGCATCCGCGTGAACACCGTGAACCCCGGCACGGCCGACACCCCATGGGTGCAGCGCCTGCTCGGCTCGGCAGCCGACCCGGCGGCCGAGCGTGCGGCCCTCGAGGCGCGCCAGCCGCACGGCCGACTCGTCTCGGCCGACGAGGTCGCCGCGGCCGTCGCGTACCTCGCGAGCCCGCTCGCCGGCTCGACGACGGGCACCTCGATCGCCGTCGACGGCGGCATGCAGGGCCTCCGGCTCCGCCCCATCGCGTAA
- a CDS encoding fumarylacetoacetate hydrolase family protein, producing the protein MRFARLGAVGRETPVLVDGEVNYDLSGVTRDIDGEFFESDGPARAAAALAAGELPVFEADGVRVGAAIARPSAVICVGMNYAAHAAESGSAPPENLVMFLKTPNTVAGPFDTVSIPRGSTKTDWEVELGIVIGERASYLDSPEDSIKHIAGFVVANDLSERDFQMAVSGGQWSKGKCSPGFNPTGPVVVTPDEVDYANLRLRSWVNGEPRQDSSTADLIFDVDYIVWHLSQFLALEPGDLVLTGTPEGVALSGRFPYLGAGDVVEVEIDGLGRQRQEFVQA; encoded by the coding sequence ATGAGATTTGCCCGCCTGGGAGCCGTCGGTCGCGAGACGCCCGTCCTTGTCGACGGTGAGGTCAACTACGACCTCAGCGGCGTCACGCGCGACATCGACGGCGAATTCTTCGAGTCGGACGGGCCGGCCCGCGCCGCCGCCGCCCTGGCCGCCGGCGAGCTTCCCGTGTTCGAGGCGGACGGCGTCCGCGTCGGTGCGGCGATCGCCCGCCCCAGCGCCGTCATCTGCGTCGGCATGAACTACGCCGCCCACGCCGCGGAGTCCGGCTCCGCGCCGCCGGAGAACCTGGTCATGTTCCTCAAGACGCCGAACACCGTCGCCGGCCCGTTCGACACCGTCTCGATCCCCCGCGGCAGCACCAAGACCGACTGGGAGGTCGAGCTCGGCATCGTCATCGGAGAGCGCGCGAGCTACCTCGATTCCCCGGAGGACAGCATCAAGCACATCGCCGGATTCGTCGTCGCGAACGACCTGTCGGAGCGCGACTTCCAGATGGCGGTCTCCGGCGGCCAGTGGAGCAAGGGCAAGTGTTCCCCCGGCTTCAACCCGACCGGCCCCGTCGTCGTCACCCCCGACGAGGTCGACTACGCCAATCTGCGTCTGCGCAGCTGGGTCAACGGCGAGCCGCGGCAGGACTCTTCGACCGCCGACCTCATCTTCGACGTCGACTACATCGTCTGGCACCTCAGCCAGTTCCTCGCCCTCGAGCCCGGTGATCTCGTGCTCACGGGAACCCCGGAGGGCGTCGCGCTCTCCGGCCGCTTCCCCTACCTCGGCGCCGGCGACGTCGTCGAGGTCGAGATCGATGGACTCGGCCGCCAGCGACAGGAATTCGTGCAGGCCTGA
- a CDS encoding L-fuconate dehydratase, translated as MSIITSVDTSDVRFPTSLQLDGSDAMNPDPDYSAAYLVIRTDAEDGLEGHGFVFTIGRGNDVEVAAIETLAGHLLGRNVEELLGDMGATSRLFMHDSQLRWLGPEKGVMHMAIGAVINALWDLRAKREGKPLWQLLASLSPEEIVSLVDFRYLSDALTPEEALEILRAAEPGRAEREAQLLAEGYPGYTTSPGWLGYSDEKLAHLCREAIADGFTQIKLKVGADLDDDIRRLRIARETCGEGFPIAIDANQRWDVADAIAWVKALEQFDITWVEEPTSPDDVLGHAAIARGIAPIPVATGEHAQNRIIFKQLLQADAIGFMQIDAARVGGVNENIANLLLAAKFGVPVCPHAGGVGLCEAVQHLSMFDFIAVSGSKDGRVIEFVDHLHEHFVTPVVMDNGNYRAPLAPGAGAEMHASSIAEFSWTGAHRGQEVSA; from the coding sequence ATGAGCATCATCACCAGTGTCGACACCAGCGACGTCCGTTTTCCGACGTCTCTTCAGCTGGATGGCTCCGATGCCATGAACCCAGACCCCGACTACTCGGCGGCCTACCTCGTCATCCGCACGGACGCGGAGGACGGTCTCGAAGGGCATGGCTTCGTCTTCACGATCGGCCGTGGCAACGACGTCGAGGTCGCCGCGATCGAGACTCTCGCCGGCCACCTGCTCGGCCGCAACGTCGAGGAGCTCCTCGGCGACATGGGTGCGACCTCCCGGCTCTTCATGCACGACTCGCAGCTGCGCTGGCTCGGCCCGGAGAAGGGCGTCATGCACATGGCCATCGGTGCCGTGATCAACGCACTCTGGGATCTTCGCGCCAAGCGCGAGGGCAAGCCGCTGTGGCAGCTGCTCGCGTCGCTCAGCCCGGAGGAGATCGTCTCGCTCGTCGACTTCCGCTACCTCAGCGACGCGCTGACACCGGAGGAGGCGCTCGAGATCCTGCGGGCGGCAGAACCGGGCAGGGCGGAGCGCGAAGCGCAGCTGCTCGCCGAGGGCTACCCCGGATACACGACGAGCCCCGGTTGGCTCGGCTACTCCGATGAGAAGCTCGCGCACCTCTGCCGCGAGGCCATCGCCGACGGCTTCACCCAGATCAAGCTGAAGGTCGGTGCCGACCTCGACGACGACATCCGTCGCCTGCGGATCGCCCGCGAGACCTGCGGAGAGGGATTCCCGATCGCGATCGACGCCAACCAGCGCTGGGACGTCGCGGACGCCATCGCCTGGGTCAAGGCGCTCGAGCAGTTCGACATCACATGGGTCGAAGAGCCCACCAGCCCCGACGACGTGCTCGGCCACGCGGCGATCGCCCGCGGCATCGCCCCGATCCCGGTCGCCACCGGTGAGCACGCCCAGAACCGCATCATCTTCAAGCAGCTGCTGCAGGCGGATGCCATCGGCTTCATGCAGATCGACGCGGCGCGCGTCGGCGGCGTGAACGAGAACATCGCGAACCTGCTGCTCGCCGCGAAGTTCGGTGTCCCCGTCTGCCCGCACGCGGGCGGCGTCGGCCTCTGCGAGGCCGTTCAGCACCTCAGCATGTTCGACTTCATCGCCGTCTCCGGCAGCAAGGACGGCCGGGTGATCGAGTTCGTCGACCACCTGCACGAGCACTTCGTCACGCCCGTCGTGATGGACAATGGCAACTACCGCGCTCCGCTGGCCCCCGGCGCCGGAGCAGAGATGCACGCGTCGTCGATCGCCGAGTTCAGCTGGACCGGCGCGCACCGCGGGCAGGAGGTCAGCGCGTGA
- a CDS encoding aldo/keto reductase — translation MSELDFGPIGFGAASIGNLYRSVDDATAQETLQAAWDGGIRYFDTAPHYGLGLSERRLGAFLREKPRDEFIVSTKVGRLLVPNPDFSGGTDHENAFEVPNDLMRVYDPSEAGVRRSLEDSLERMGLDFIDILYLHDPDVYDLERGLAEALPALARLREEGLVRAIGIGVNDAAVATRAVREADIDLVMIAGRYTLLEQPAAEELLPACLENGVRVVDAAVFNSGLLATNTPAADASYNYGAVPAAVLERARKLAAVCAEFGVDLPAAALQFPARHPAVATVVVGTSRAEAVRENLLRASAPIPEELWAALEAV, via the coding sequence GTGAGCGAACTCGATTTCGGTCCGATCGGTTTCGGAGCCGCCTCGATCGGCAACCTGTACCGGAGCGTCGATGACGCCACGGCGCAGGAAACGCTGCAGGCGGCGTGGGATGGCGGCATCCGCTACTTCGACACCGCTCCGCACTATGGCCTCGGGCTCTCGGAGCGCCGTCTCGGCGCCTTCCTCCGCGAGAAGCCGCGCGATGAGTTCATCGTCTCGACCAAGGTGGGGCGCCTGCTCGTGCCGAACCCGGACTTCTCCGGTGGCACAGACCACGAGAACGCCTTCGAGGTTCCCAACGACCTCATGCGGGTCTACGACCCCAGCGAGGCGGGGGTTCGCCGCAGCCTCGAGGACTCGCTCGAGCGCATGGGCCTGGACTTCATCGACATCCTGTACCTGCACGATCCCGACGTCTACGACCTGGAGCGGGGGCTCGCTGAGGCACTGCCCGCCCTCGCCCGCCTGCGCGAGGAGGGTCTCGTGCGCGCGATCGGCATCGGTGTCAACGATGCGGCCGTCGCCACCCGCGCGGTGCGCGAGGCGGACATCGACCTCGTCATGATCGCCGGTCGCTACACCCTGCTCGAGCAGCCCGCCGCCGAGGAGCTCCTGCCCGCGTGCCTGGAGAACGGCGTGCGCGTCGTCGACGCCGCCGTGTTCAACTCGGGCCTGCTCGCCACGAACACGCCGGCCGCCGACGCCAGCTACAACTACGGCGCTGTGCCGGCCGCGGTGCTCGAGCGCGCCAGGAAGCTCGCCGCCGTCTGCGCCGAGTTCGGCGTCGACCTGCCGGCCGCCGCGCTGCAGTTCCCCGCACGGCACCCGGCGGTCGCCACCGTCGTCGTCGGCACCTCGCGCGCCGAGGCGGTTCGCGAGAACCTGCTCAGGGCGTCCGCACCGATTCCCGAGGAGCTCTGGGCCGCCCTCGAGGCGGTCTGA
- a CDS encoding HNH endonuclease signature motif containing protein: protein MEAPVGWYFDDPGAPEFDAPDCDAADFVLPVESSPLAVTAAEAVGFSIAEAANAQHAANRAMAAQLAALAAAVQTSRRNLSVYLWPGALQEPDARELAERAAATDAGMQLQLSTSVARTRAYEGRALIDSLPKLWELFQAGLTSYAHASAAVQHLAGLGDPAALARYDALLAGAAATMTPEAFRQKARTLQERLLAEPAEARHGRAMAERRVKLEPAEDGMAWLHLYLSAPDAIRISQRLSQTARTIHRSETDRATGAGAGPGPAFGVQRRTQMQIRADLAAAWLAGDGTPTAAKVRPILLVPILSLLGLNDNGLNNNGLNNNRLDDQDRGGQSAILHGYGPIDPVTAAKLFHDAPAFRRAGTDPISGELLNLERDKYRPTKAQRDWLTIKYGSCARPGCDCSSAMADIDHVREWARDHGPSNIDNLIPLCTPDHRLKTLSKIRISKTQTPAGDDLVTVQTPTGFTATRLARARPSWWDGDEAPF from the coding sequence ATGGAAGCCCCGGTCGGTTGGTATTTTGATGATCCCGGCGCTCCCGAGTTCGATGCTCCTGATTGTGATGCCGCTGACTTCGTTCTCCCTGTCGAGTCTTCGCCCCTCGCTGTGACCGCGGCGGAGGCCGTCGGCTTCTCCATTGCCGAGGCGGCGAACGCCCAGCACGCGGCGAACCGGGCCATGGCCGCCCAGCTCGCCGCTTTGGCCGCGGCGGTGCAGACCAGCCGCCGCAACCTCTCCGTGTATCTGTGGCCGGGCGCCCTGCAGGAGCCGGACGCCAGGGAGCTGGCCGAGCGTGCCGCCGCGACCGACGCCGGCATGCAGCTCCAGCTCTCCACAAGCGTTGCTCGCACCCGCGCCTACGAGGGTCGGGCGTTGATCGACTCCCTGCCGAAACTGTGGGAACTCTTCCAGGCCGGACTGACCAGTTACGCTCACGCCTCCGCCGCGGTGCAGCATCTGGCCGGACTCGGCGACCCGGCCGCGCTCGCCCGCTATGACGCTCTGCTGGCCGGCGCAGCCGCGACCATGACACCGGAAGCGTTCCGACAGAAAGCGCGCACCCTGCAGGAGCGCCTCCTGGCCGAACCGGCCGAGGCGCGCCACGGCCGGGCAATGGCCGAGAGGCGCGTGAAGCTGGAGCCCGCCGAGGACGGCATGGCCTGGCTGCATCTCTACCTCTCCGCGCCCGACGCCATCCGGATCAGCCAGCGCCTCTCACAGACGGCCCGCACCATCCACCGTTCAGAAACCGACCGCGCCACCGGCGCTGGCGCCGGTCCTGGTCCCGCTTTCGGTGTGCAGCGGCGCACTCAGATGCAGATCCGCGCCGACCTGGCCGCGGCCTGGCTGGCCGGGGACGGCACCCCGACCGCCGCGAAGGTGCGACCGATCCTGCTCGTGCCGATCCTCAGCCTCCTGGGCCTGAACGACAATGGCCTGAACAACAATGGCCTGAACAACAACCGACTGGACGATCAGGACCGGGGCGGCCAGTCGGCCATCCTGCACGGTTACGGCCCCATCGACCCGGTCACCGCCGCGAAGCTCTTCCACGACGCCCCCGCGTTCCGCCGGGCCGGCACGGACCCCATCAGCGGCGAACTCCTCAACCTGGAGCGCGACAAGTATCGGCCCACGAAGGCCCAACGGGATTGGTTGACCATCAAGTACGGGTCTTGCGCCCGGCCCGGCTGCGACTGTTCCTCGGCGATGGCCGATATCGACCACGTGCGGGAATGGGCTCGCGACCACGGCCCGTCCAACATCGACAACCTGATCCCGCTCTGCACCCCCGACCACCGGCTCAAAACACTGAGCAAGATCAGAATCAGCAAGACTCAGACGCCCGCCGGGGACGATCTTGTCACTGTGCAGACCCCGACCGGGTTCACCGCCACCCGGCTCGCGCGGGCCAGGCCAAGCTGGTGGGACGGCGACGAAGCACCCTTCTAG